CCCTATTGATAACGGTCGTCGGCGAAGCTACATACTCGCTTATGTGCGATTTATCTTCGCCCGCACATCCTGAGACCAAGACATTCGACGCATTAGTCAACCTCGTAACGCAACATTTGGAACCACAACGCTCCGAGATCGCCGAACGCCACGTGTTTCGTTTGAGACGGCAACGTGTTGGCGAGACACTCACGGATTACCTGCAGAATCTTAAACATCTAGCCACTACGTGTAATTTTGGGAATAATTTAACACTTTATGTGATTAAGAATGGGAGTCGCCCACTTTTGGGCAGAGAATGGATTCGcgctttaaatattaaacaaattagttttaataagaTACGAGAAGACTCGATCGGGAACCGATTGGCTACAGAATTTCCAGAAGTGTTCACAAGTAAATTAGGAACTtgtacaaaaacaattaaattagaattaagTGATAAGTCGCCGGTGTACGTGCGCGCGCGGCCGGTGCCGCTGGCGTTGCGCGCGCGCGTCCAGGCCGAGCTCGAGCGGCTCGAGGCCGAAGGCACCATCTATCGGGTGGAAAACTCGGAATATGGCACTCCGATTGTACCTGTGGTCAAGGAGAACGGCGATATTCGAATCTGTGGGGATTACAAAGTAACCATTAATCCGAAGTTAAAACGCGAATTTTACCCACTTCCTCGCATTGAAGAATTGTTTGCGACCCTCAGTGGGGGTGAGGAATATAGCAAAATAGATTTAACACATGCTTACGCACAGACAATGTTAACGGAAGATTCCCAGCCTTTTACTGCGATTACAACCCACCTCGGCACGTTCGCATATCGTCGTACTCCATATGGCTTATCTTGTATCCCAgaaaagtttcaaaaattGATGGAAGAAACCCTGAGAGGGGTGTCGAATACCGTTGTATTTTTGGATGACATCGCTATCACCGGGGCGACTAGAGCATTGCACCTATGTAATTTAAGATTAGTCTTAGAAAGGTTAAAGGTCATGGGATTAACAGTTAAAATGGAAAAGTGTACATTCTTAAAAGAgagtgtaaaatatttaggatttataattgataaaaaaggCTTACATCCTGACCCGATGAAAGTGGACGCGATCGCTCGCGCCCCGCGACCAATGGACGTCACGCAGTTAAAAAGCTTCCtcggtattttaaattattatggtaaATTTATCCCTAACCTGAGTTTGATGATACATCCCTTGCataagcttttaaaaaaaggaaatacgTGGAATTGGTCACCGGAGTGTGAGCACGCGTTTAAGGATGCAAAAAAGGCATTAACCAGTGACAGAGTACTAGCACACTATGAAGAGGGGCGGCCGCTCGTGCTATCGGTGGACAGCAGCGCGTACGGGGTGGGCGCCGTGCTGGCGCACAGCACACCGCAGGGCGAGCGGCCGGTCAGCTGCGCCTCGCGCACGCTCAACGATGCGGAAAAGAATTACAGTCAGTTAGACAAGGAAGCGCTCGCAATATTCTTTGGGGTAACGCGACATcaccattatttatttggtaggAAATTTACGTTGCGCACCGATCATCAACCCTTAAGCCACATATTAGGGCCCAAACAAGGCATACCCCAAACAGCTGCGAGTCGCTTACAGCGCTGGGCGGTTCGGTTAGCTGCATAT
This Plodia interpunctella isolate USDA-ARS_2022_Savannah chromosome 27, ilPloInte3.2, whole genome shotgun sequence DNA region includes the following protein-coding sequences:
- the LOC128681353 gene encoding uncharacterized protein K02A2.6-like, whose product is MPIGKLEPFDLNSQKWPAYIRRVRQYIVLNEIKAELHVPLLITVVGEATYSLMCDLSSPAHPETKTFDALVNLVTQHLEPQRSEIAERHVFRLRRQRVGETLTDYLQNLKHLATTCNFGNNLTLYVIKNGSRPLLGREWIRALNIKQISFNKIREDSIGNRLATEFPEVFTSKLGTCTKTIKLELSDKSPVYVRARPVPLALRARVQAELERLEAEGTIYRVENSEYGTPIVPVVKENGDIRICGDYKVTINPKLKREFYPLPRIEELFATLSGGEEYSKIDLTHAYAQTMLTEDSQPFTAITTHLGTFAYRRTPYGLSCIPEKFQKLMEETLRGVSNTVVFLDDIAITGATRALHLCNLRLVLERLKVMGLTVKMEKCTFLKESVKYLGFIIDKKGLHPDPMKVDAIARAPRPMDVTQLKSFLGILNYYGKFIPNLSLMIHPLHKLLKKGNTWNWSPECEHAFKDAKKALTSDRVLAHYEEGRPLVLSVDSSAYGVGAVLAHSTPQGERPVSCASRTLNDAEKNYSQLDKEALAIFFGVTRHHHYLFGRKFTLRTDHQPLSHILGPKQGIPQTAASRLQRWAVRLAAYDFKVEFVRSSENGPADALSRLPLSSERRCTTRPLGYMNIVIDNVPVDFRDVSKHTKGDALLSKILGYVKFGWPLKASCEEEKSYFERKKDIVTELDCLIYKYRIIIPPKLRKMVLEEIHEGHLGINKMKNLSRNYVYWPGLDSDLETVCRTCEACRAVRDAPPHAAMHPWEYPLVPWQRIHADFGEYADKRYLIIVDAHSKWIEVITMTRTDALSTISAFRSIFARFGLPALLVTDNGPPFFSEEFKNFCLQNCIRHVTSAPYRPQGNGAAENAVKTIKKAIKRAVHTGENVEKALSVFLFSYRNCEHATTGVSPAVLMLGRRLRNRLDALRPDLATVVRAAQQRQVTNAKGNTREINVGEPVLVRNYSAKGNKWEQGTVTAKTGPVSYKVGLDKGLEWRRHHNQLLPVKDKSRFSLTQTNINPSREEEKTVEDYAEEFEDAADVGSSEDGNKVPDITIKPSEVNSKPVDSECSTLPEPKVSARALRAMKRAIKQ